One genomic region from Anticarsia gemmatalis isolate Benzon Research Colony breed Stoneville strain chromosome 7, ilAntGemm2 primary, whole genome shotgun sequence encodes:
- the LOC142974333 gene encoding lipase member H-A-like has translation MNICEVTLLLCMCQLSLQAMDTGFPAGLMADCPGMNRTTTLSEETKQSLSIVVIYPTKGFLIRHKEARCKLDEPDCVTKHINFADRKTQVLISGYMDASFSPLVRAFVAQFLSMKRNVLVLEIFPILVRSYPLAARVTKPLGELLGQFLASLTQQGLSPNRLELVGASLGSHIASHAAVEYRRLTGQRPARITGLDPAGPCFRNVPPTARLHADAAQRVDVLHTNVDGFGIAEPLGHVDFYANGGEFQPSITGKFILPCFQLCSHIRAGFYYLLAYTNPDKFVAVACDSVANARHGDCYEGTIRTNILGPKTNFTKRGIFYLPTGAVSPYHLGLNGLKKRKYGVNDYLLAPAPEGDITI, from the exons atgaatatttgtgAAGTTACTCTGTTGTTATGCATGTGTCAGTTAAGTTTGCAAGCGATGGACACGGGATTTCCCGCGGGGCTAATGGCTGACT GTCCAGGAATGAACCGAACAACAACTCTATCAGAAGAAACGAAACAGTCTCTCTCTATCGTAGTAATATACCCTACTAAAGGATTCTTAATACGACACAAAGAAGCGAGGTGCAAGCTCGATGAACCGGACTGTGTCACCAAACATATCAACTTTGCGGACAGGAAAACACAG GTGCTGATAAGTGGCTACATGGATGCTTCCTTCTCACCACTCGTCCGAGCATTCGTTGCGCAGTTCCTGTCTATGAAACGAAACGTGCTCGTGTTGGAGATCTTTCCTATTTTAGTCAGATCTTATCCGCT GGCAGCTCGCGTAACAAAACCGTTAGGAGAGCTCCTAGGTCAGTTCCTCGCGTCACTCACTCAGCAGGGCTTGTCCCCTAACCGGCTGGAGCTGGTGGGCGCGAGCCTGGGCTCCCACATCGCGTCGCACGCCGCCGTCGAGTACCGCCGCCTCACTGGCCAACGACCCGCCAGGATTACTG GGTTAGACCCAGCCGGCCCTTGCTTTCGCAACGTGCCCCCAACAGCGAGACTCCATGCTGATGCTGCTCAGAGGGTGGACGTGTTACACACCAATGTAGATGGGTTCGGTATTGCAGAACCGTTAGGCCATGTTGACTTCTATGCTAATGGAG GTGAATTCCAACCATCAATAACGGGCAAGTTCATCCTTCCATGCTTTCAACTGTGCAGTCATATTCGAGCTGGATTCTACTACCTCCTAGCGTACACCAACCCAGACAAATTTGTCGCAGTTGCGTGCGATTCAGTCGCAAACGCAAGACACGGCGACTGTTACGAAGGAACAATTAGAACTAATATTCTTGGACCAAAGACTAATTTTACTAAAAGAGGTATATTCTATTTACCCACGGGTGCTGTATCGCCGTATCATTTAGGACTAAATGGTTTGAAGAAGAGAAAGTATGGAGTGAATGATTACTTGTTAGCTCCTGCGCCTGAGGGTGATATAACGATTTAA